ttggtttaaagtctcacgattgtcatgtattgatgcaacaattgttaccggttcttattcgaggcatattacctccttctgttaggggtattctgacacgtctgagttttttctttaatgccatttgcaagaaagttgttgaccctcgaggtttagatgaattggaaaatgagggaataagactactatgtcaattggagatgtattttccaccttccttttttgacatcatggtacatttgattgttcatctagtcagagaaattcgaatatgtgggccggtcttcttaaggtggatgtacccagttgaaagatacatgaagatcttaaagggatatgtcaagaatcagtatagaccagaagcttcaatcatagagcgatacgttgcagaagaagccattgaattttgttcaacttatatgccatcttgtgaacccgtcggtcttcccaagagcaaaaacgaaggaaaatgtgaaggaaagggtgttcgaggtgtgacaattcaaagtgttagcagaaaagaaattgaccaagctcatttgtacgtcttaaacaacactgttgatgtgattccttacatttctgaccacgttaatgaagtaaaggcagcaaacccaaaaatgagtgaaaaatggcatcttaatgaacatgtgaaaaccttcttgggatggtttaagaaaaaggtgtatgggactccacatgtttctgaaactttattgaggttatctcgtggaCCGAACACAGaggtcattacatatggtgggtactatataaacaatatttcttttcagacaaaggtagaagatgacaaaagtagagttcaaaatagtggcgtcacactacaagctgagtctgtgcactttgctagttctaaagacaaaaatccaatcacagcatccatcagttattttggaataatacaagaaatatgggaagttgattacgttACTTTTAGAGtaccagttttcaagtgtaaatgggttgatataaattctggtgtcatgatggatgaccttggtttcacattggtagacttgaacaagatgaattacactgatgaaccatttatcatggctagtcaagcaagacaaatattctacataAGTGATCCATCGAATaacaaatggtcagtggttttagaaggtagaaacatgcatggacatgatgatgacgattctcttgatatacttgagacaacatctgttgcatgtagacccactgaagacccagttgatgacgttgccgatgtAATGCaagcaattcgtagtgatcacaacgaaggcatttgggaaaaaacaattaattaataggttaatattttcacttttattgactttatatgtatgttcatcataattgaattattactaacgtTGTCTAATTGGttcaggtatgtcggcctcagactcaggatcggGAAAGAGCAGACGTGGACGAGGCGTCACCCGAGTGGCAGATGTGACATCCGGACGCGTGGATGGTCAGAGGAGGcatgttgacattgaccccagatcaggtcatccatcagggtcaaatgctgataggtttaggagttatctgggcaagttagcaaaaagtcatgtctctatccttcatgcatgttgggatgacgtcccagaggtcgacaagaacctcttatggcaagatgtTCTGGTATGTTTAGacttcatgcaatttgtgatatACTTATCTGTTAACTTTTCTCTTGGtaacaagttttttgttttaaacagcaacattttgatattccaaacacattGCAAAtcagaaagaaagtgttatcgcatatagcgataagatttaaggatttcaagacaaggctgacacgactatatgtctttggagatagacaacatgaaaatccatcTCAGCATTATACCTTCACAGAGGAGGATtggatgcagtttcgtgcatctagagagacTGAAGAATGGAAGGTACGTTTCTTAAGATCATCTTTCAttgattttttatgattttagacttacttatatacatggtttcacagcataaaaggttagccgcccaagaaagacaaaggctaaacgacACACCccacttgttatcacgaggtggatatgcaaaactggagaagaaactgagaaagtctagagccgatgccttgggacttgagtcgcctgacctagcacctgcacctgctaggtacgagctgtggaaggctgctcggactaaatctgatgggaacatgacatcttcctcagctgccttgatctcacagagaattgtaagttcaaattataagcagttatttgattgtgtatctatcacagcatgtcttctaagtaacttggtttttttatgtgcaggatgagttggttgagcagcagactcaggggacatttgttggccaaggtagggacgacattctgacaacggccattggaaggcccgagcacccaggacgtgtacgtggagttccaggggcgattggtcttcgtgactattttggccctacacagaaaaccccccaatcaatgagtcaggagacactgaggcagatggatcttcagtgggaggaaagactcaaccaaagcatgagatcaatggagcaacgattcatggagcagctacaagaacaaaaacaaatacaaagagcgcttgaagaaaagctgcattccatgacgcaaggcCACATGGGGGCCGATGAAACTCCCACAGcacctcgtgtcagcactagaggatcatgctctgctgtagaacccaatgagtatagcggtcaatatgagctgttggttgatggggatcccccacgcattgtggctgtcggacgagtgcttgagggaggggagaccattcatggtgttgccatattaccccagcacgtgcgtgtgaccattgacgaggttcgagatccccaggctcaggtgcctgtacccactccagaaattaactttgtgggggaggccataggaacatttattgcctggcctagagcattgatcatgtcccacatcgcgactccacaggtataatgtctttttccttagtatttctatgttaattgtcttcatataattgtttataaagctttgacgtaaattcttatcttcagttcacacgtcctcagaagcagccaattcatgatacagtcatacatgaagatgatgacatggctgaagcagaGGATGATCCTATATCAAAGTTAGTGACAAAATTACCCAGATTGAAGAAAGCatcattagaactatactgggatttgagggtatttggtcttcccccacatgtgccagtttatatcacattttctgatgcattggaggtgattgagggagacaggatgttgaatatttccatcattcagttgtggtgcatgtaagttaGTCAATTTGGACTttgatattacttttatttacattcttaTATAGTTTCTAAcgacttaactttgttgttttaggtacatggacacaatcgttgtagaccaaggtcggtcttccatgtacggatttgttgaacctcagaccattcaaccgtctggtaacacacttcaaaacagacaacattatttgcaaacatggatggatgagtccaAAAGAGacatataccttgtgccatacattgacgGGTACGTGTTTTTATATGTGgtcagtttattattatagtttccttaattagttgaataactatttgtccttcgtgataggtctcactggcagctgatggttatcattcccaaacaatgtaaaattatatggttttgttcgttgcacaggaagatgaaaaatgacttgagaaccatgcttcaagggtaagtgtttctccaaaaaatgacttcaatttgatgttaaccttcaacttttatgataaaatagtcatattaattatactttgtgttttcaatctgtacagagttattggtaaatctcgtggtcaattggttcaaattttgtatccaaaggttgtaagtcatttatagtttctaattcatttatgttattgaatgatcaaaatttttaactatttagtttgttattttagtgtaaccagcaggtaaattcatgggaatgtggcttctatgtgatgtgttggattaagaccatcattcgagctgtcattacagatgactggaatgaggtaatgatgtataccttcaatacattacaaattaaaatcatcttcaactatatatgaaacaataatgaatctttgttgaattttgcagcgcttcaagactACATCGCCTATtgcagaggacacaattaaccagataaggcaggagtggaccgcttatcttttacaaagatggagttaggaatagttatatttcttcttgattgaacattgtttggttttagttttatttttatgttaatagttTGGTAGTGGATTGAACATTAAGtagaattttgtttatataaaacgcatatttatgttattggagaattgttctgggacatttttctgtttttcaggtgtggttctattgagaaaacaaacaaatttttaaaaaaaaaacgcccactagacgtctgttagtgtacagtcggacgtctatagacgtccgtctgTGCACATACGGACGTCCCACCCCCAGCGCTACACCAAAATAACTCAGCGAGGATGACGTCCGTCTTCAGACAGCAGCGGACGTTTATGTGGACGTCCGTCCTGATgcagcggacgtttatataaacgtccgtcctcagaCCACGGACGTTtctataaacgtccgtcctgatgcagcggacgtttatataaacgtccatCCTCAGGCAGAGCGGACGTTcacatagacgtccgtcctcagGAAGAGCGGACGTTcacatagacgtccgtcctcagGAAGAGCGGACGTTCGTATAAACGTCCGTCGTGAAGGACGGACGTCTGAGGGACGTCTACCGCATAGACGTCCGGCGTACGCCGGACGTCAAAAGGCCAAAATATCGGACGTAAAaagccttttctgcactagtgtttcAACGCTCAAATGTACATAGAGGCTGCATCCTTAGTCACCGCATTGCTGCACAACTGGAACCATTGGTATGGATTCTGCATCATGAAACATGTCTGGATgatttctttatcatttttacACTTATCAGAGTTTCTCTaacaaaaagcaaaaaaatattCCAATAGTGACATGAATGTGCATGAAACGTGGTATTAAAAGagagatatttttataaaatcacaatttttatatacattGAAATGGCATTATGGAATAATCCCATAATTTTGCTTCATCATCACTTCCAAATTTCGCGAAACAAACACAAGAGTTTGGAATTAATTTTGAGGTTATTTAAATCCACTGCTTATTTTAGAATAATGagaataacttttaaatataagaaagaaGATTAATTGGAgtgaatatgaatatttattttaccgAAAACTCTGAATTAGACTAGTTTGTTGTGACTTCGAAAAAGTATATGTTTCTTGTGCAGAAATGACCTCATCCTATCCTAAGTCTGTTATTTTTAGGCGAAACAAGTACAAGACATAATGATTAATGTCTCAAGAATTAATCATCATTACCCCCAAACCTTCACACTAATCATAAAATTCATAAGACACAATGTTCAACTATTCTCATTCATTCATTATCATCACCACGTTTTACATTCTCCAGCCCTGATAAATTAATCATACATATAATGGAaccatattattattatatgtatgttcatGAACTTAAGATATTCACTGAATTTTCATGCGATATTGATTTCATAAGATGTAGCAAACTATACAGCCAAAAAAGCAATTGGCTATTTTTTACGAACTGCAGCGAACTTTTTTAGGTATTAggaaaaaagttaataaaattcaaaactgaTTATGTGATtaatcaaaatcataaaattaattaacatacaTTGATTTCATCCCAAAGCTTGTAAACGATTTCTTAAATAAACTTGTATAACACAGGTTAATTTGCCTCAACACAGAATTTAAGTGACTTTATTTGGACCATTATCGGCGTAATCGTGGTTATTTTATTCaacttaaaatgaaaatattcattGTTTCTTCTTAAAAACTTGCCAAAAGAAGGCCAATGATTATATTCTTAGCTTCTAATCTACTACCAATTGGTAAGTAATCATATGTTCTTACGAATCATATTAATGGATTAATTACTTTAACATAAACgaatatcaataatatatacgTAGGGTAAGGTCATGCCAATGTGCTATTAGTATGATTCGTGGAGGGGAAATCTTAAAGGAAAGATTAGGTTTTTCTTTccaattttaaagtaatttttttttatcattttaaattttgcatagaggaaagaaaataaactctgaaaagtaaaagaaaaatttattgattttatctcTGATTTAATGTTAACAAATTCAGAGAGTGTGAAAAAAGCAagattcaaaaattttattgtgCATTAATTAAACCGCCTAAAAatcaagattttatttttacttcacgtacatatttttgatattttgcaAGTgtttatacatacatatacatgtatacatatatatatatatatatatatatatatatatatatatatatatatatatatatatatatatatatatatatatatataatagtcatTTTTTGTTACGAGTAAGTCATATTTAATTTactaactaattttatttataatgagttagtttaaaagtttatatacaataaaatttCATTGATCAACTTTATTTTGACGTACAATATGCTTTCcaaaatataaacaaagtttCCAAATAAGATTGtatgtttataaatattctataaatttattcacaaaactCAGCATATAAgtttctaaaattaataatttaatttacaaatattgAGGAACTAAGTTTCAAGCATATTTTgttgcaatttttttaacatttatttttagaaaataaatagatCAATTTTTTTACGCCAGGTGCTTCAAATCACGAAACAGTATACATTTAACTTGAAAAGGGATTTAAGTTGCACTGTGAGATTTAATCTTTGAACCCCAACAATATGATGGTCAAGACATAAGTTGCAATGAGTTGGCTTCTCaggttgattttgtttttagatgctttgattgattgtttatttttgttataattatgtTATTCGGTGACTGGTCGAAACCttctttaagaaattaatttagtttcactttaattaattattttttgggatggattattcttattaattgttattagacaataatattatatatatcactCTATGTTTATTTAACTAAAgactatatatttttaatagcttgcttgttaaaataattatttctttttaatttataaaaatattacttaatttgaaaaatatgtcCGTTGTTCACGTACTTTTTGAGTTATTTGAGCTTTTCATGCCTTTTTTGGCATACTTAGTTGTCTAGTTAGTTTATCTATGTTACTCAGTTGTTTTGTCGAGTTCATCACATTACTTGATTGTTTTGTCGAGTTCTCTAATTGCTTGTGTTTGGTTCTCGAGCTATATCCCATTATCATAagcatcatttttttttcaacttatttTGCAAGTTTcgtcatctcttttcttttgttctcAAATTGATAATCTTTTACAAAATGATCAACCATACCACAACTAAAACACTTGCTTGAGTAATAGTCCTTTGCATAATGGTCATATTTGTCACACTTGAAGCACTCAACATTTGAGTTACTTGATTTACCTTCACTCCATGGACAACTTTGTCCTTTTTCGTGCCAATTTTGTTGACCATattgtcttttcttttcttcttgtccTTGGCTTCTATCACCAAGACTTTTTACTCTATCTACTTGGtattgttttcttctttgaGTATTCTGAGTCATTCCCCTTACTTTGACTACAGTGCAGAAAgagctttagacgtctgttattttgggtttttaacGTCAGATCCCGATCCGACGTCTTTACGAGTGACGTTAACCAACGTCTATAAAAGACGTCAGATTACACCAAAATCGACGTCTAACGGtactatagacgtcggacatggCACTAACCAACGTCTAAGGGCACTATAAATGTCGGACAtggcattaaccgacgtctactgcagctcgtgtctttgggtagcgtagtagcaccttcttcctttgctagtttcgtcataTAAAAGGTTGTGTCTTTTGGACCTCTTATGACATTTCAACCGAAAATCGAATatgggtccttgcctagttccattccAACCGGCAATGAAAACGAATACGGTGACTtgagaactaggcaaggacctaGGTTCGGTTTTTGGTTGAAacgctataagacatccaaaagacgcaagcttttcttatgaggaaactagcaaagggagaatgtgctactacgctacccaaagacacaaGAAAAACTgcatcaaaacacaacaaaaactcattttaataagttcaaatgaaagataatcaatcaaagactaatttaatcggagtaaaagtaagttGAAACAGATCAAAAGAGATAAAACacacctggaaatgcaatgccgcaGAGAC
This Vigna angularis cultivar LongXiaoDou No.4 chromosome 4, ASM1680809v1, whole genome shotgun sequence DNA region includes the following protein-coding sequences:
- the LOC128196139 gene encoding uncharacterized protein LOC128196139; translation: MSHIATPQFTRPQKQPIHDTVIHEDDDMAEAEDDPISKLVTKLPRLKKASLELYWDLRVFGLPPHVPVYITFSDALEVIEGDRMLNISIIQLWCMYMDTIVVDQGRSSMYGFVEPQTIQPSGNTLQNRQHYLQTWMDESKRDIYLVPYIDGYVFLYVVSLLL